From the genome of Miscanthus floridulus cultivar M001 chromosome 10, ASM1932011v1, whole genome shotgun sequence, one region includes:
- the LOC136488731 gene encoding putative serpin-Z5 — protein sequence MAKATRNLITEVLNPEDNNRNTVHVVANAIYFKGEWRDPFDKEDTVDREFHRLDGSSVEVLKLPYEMMNESNWDWMLYHSLPKFCMCVFLPDDRKGLQGMVEEIASSPKFFHDHLPLKCVPVGQFRLPKFKLSFETRIVAEDLKHLGLHLPFDEAEANMTDMLLEEDERRLFVSHVIHKEVVDMNEAGSEAAAVTVECDDMGCSLYDDSPPPPKQVDFVAEHPFAFFIVEETSGAVVFSGHVLDPSKEE from the exons ATGGCCAAGGCCACCAGAAACCTCATCACCGAGGTCTTAAACCCAGAGGACAACAATCGTAACACCGTGCACGTGGTCGCCAACGCCATCTACTTCAAGGGAGAGTGGCGCGACCCCTTCGACAAGGAGGACACGGTCGACCGCGAGTTCCACCGCCTGGACGGGAGCTCCGTGGAG GTGCTCAAGCTGCCCTACGAGATGATGAACGAGTCCAACTGGGACTGGATGCTCTACCACAGCCTACCCAAGTTCTGCATGTGTGTCTTCCTCCCCGACGACCGCAAGGGTCTGCAAGGCATGGTAGAGGAGATAGCGTCGTCCCCGAAGTTCTTCCACGACCATCTGCCGCTGAAGTGTGTCCCCGTCGGCCAGTTCCGGCTGCCGAAGTTCAAGCTGAGCTTTGAGACAAGAATAGTCGCCGAGGACCTTAAACATCTGGGGCTTCATCTGCCCTTCGATGAAGCGGAGGCGAACATGACCGACATGCTCCTTGAGGAAGACGAGCGTCGCCTGTTTGTCAGCCATGTCATCCACAAGGAAGTTGTCGATATGAACGAGGCGGGGAGCGAGGCAGCAGCGGTCACCGTGGAGTGCGATGATATGGGTTGCTCGCTGTATGATGACTCTCCGCCACCGCCGAAGCAGGTGGATTTCGTCGCCGAGCACCCGTTCGCCTTCTTCATCGTGGAGGAGACGTCAGGCGCCGTTGTCTTTTCTGGGCATGTTCTTGACCCTTCTAAGGAAGAGTAG